Part of the Capsicum annuum cultivar UCD-10X-F1 unplaced genomic scaffold, UCD10Xv1.1 ctg69093, whole genome shotgun sequence genome is shown below.
CCATGCAAAATTGCATATTGAAGGCCTGAGACTGGTAATTGATGAAGGTGGTGGATTTGAAGATAAGCTCATTATAAAAATTGTTAAGGcttaaaagaaaaacttttaatTGGATCGGGTGAAGTGATAATTAGTACAAGGAAGTGTCCAAGTGTGCCTGCATGACTTTGTCTTATAGAATATTCGCTGAAGACCTTGTTTAGGAAGTTTAGAATTGTTTTGGGATGGAGTAAAAAGGGAAGATGGATATCCGATTTTTCCAGGGAAGGTTCACTATTGATTATTTTAAGATTCAAATCGTCTGTATATTTGTGCTAATGCCCAAACAACTCTGACTTTGTTGTTTCAAGATAAAGCTAATGTTTATGTGAACACCAGCATTATATTTGGACCAGCATTTAAAATTTATCTTATGGATCAATTAGCCAGGAAACTTTATCAGAGAAGTTGAGTTACCATCTTCTTTCTTACATGCTGATCTGGAGTTATTGTTGTCCACTTATGTTACAGGAGAATCTATCTGCCGTTGATATCCTTTCGGCATGCAATCTTGTTAACTATTTTGGTAAAATGGATCTTGGTGGTTCCGGTGTTGGGCAGATTGCTCTGCACCCTATTCTTATCAGGAAGGTCTGCTTGTGGATATCTTTAATAAGAGGCTGCTGAATTTGAAGCATAAATTTATTTCTAACTCTTCTTTGCAGGGTTTAACATCAGTAGCTCTTTATGGTCTTGGGAATATCAGAGATGAACGTTTGAAT
Proteins encoded:
- the LOC124894070 gene encoding double-strand break repair protein MRE11-like isoform X2 produces the protein MKENLSAVDILSACNLVNYFGKMDLGGSGVGQIALHPILIRKGLTSVALYGLGNIRDERLNRMFQTPHAVQWMRPEAQEGCQVSDWFNILSKDQSKKCNK
- the LOC124894070 gene encoding double-strand break repair protein MRE11-like isoform X1 translates to MLIWSYCCPLMLQENLSAVDILSACNLVNYFGKMDLGGSGVGQIALHPILIRKGLTSVALYGLGNIRDERLNRMFQTPHAVQWMRPEAQEGCQVSDWFNILSKDQSKKCNK
- the LOC124894070 gene encoding double-strand break repair protein MRE11-like isoform X3; the encoded protein is MDLGGSGVGQIALHPILIRKGLTSVALYGLGNIRDERLNRMFQTPHAVQWMRPEAQEGCQVSDWFNILSKDQSKKCNK